One stretch of Jiangella gansuensis DSM 44835 DNA includes these proteins:
- a CDS encoding ThuA domain-containing protein: MPHHPRTSRSLARGVAVAAAGALLLPLGATATSSATTVPSAESAESVVEPLHDGAHVLVFSKTAGFRHDSIPAGIAAIEELGAEHGFEVTATEDAAAFTADNLAQYDAVVWLSTTGDVLNDEQQAAFEEYIAAGGGYAGVHAAADTEYDWPWYGELVGAYFDSHPQIQPATVTVADRVHPSTAGLPQRWERTDEWYNYQTNPRGDVHVLATLDEDSYDAGGGAMGLDHPIAWCHDYEGGRSWYTGGGHTQESFAEPAFREHLLGGILTAAGQVPADCGATVEQNFDQITLARGPEEMGEPMGVAVLPDGSALHTSRDGRVLYTAAAGETTLAAQVPVYDFREDGMQGIALDPDFETNGWVYLYYSPVLDTPDGEVAHSSLDPAVWEAYEGHNNLSRFRFADGVLDLASEQVILQVPQDRGNCCHHGGDIDFDADGNLYLSTGDDTDPFESNGYTPTDDRVDRAPQFDARRTSGNTNDLRGKVLRITVQEDGSYTVPDGNLFAPGTEGTLPEIYAMGFRNPFRISVDQETGDVWVGDYGPDSGSAGRYGPAGQVEFNRVTEPGNFGWPYCTGYNTPEETYVDRDFTAYYGINPHTGQQDPNNGANDPIGAKFDCAGGPVNDSRLNTGLDTVPPAEPAWIAYNAGSVPEFGTGSESPMGGPVYRYDPDLESDTKFPEYYDGQFFAYEFGRRWIKNIGVAEDGTSLSIEPFSDVVTNTQLMDLEFGPEGSLYVLDYGTGYFGGDQNSALYRIDYVKGTRSPSAIATASPTSGPAPLTVEFSAAGSDDPDPGDTITYAWDFDGDGVVDSTDEEASHTYTENGEYTARLTVTDQAGLEGVATVHIVVGNTAPVIEFVQPPNGGMFSFGEDVSFEVSVTDPDGQPVDCADVEVTFALGHDQHTHGGESVNGCSGTLPTGTDGSHGTNDNIFGLLLAEYTDTPPSPDTVPVTGSAELILQPKHRQAEHFSAQSGVQVVSHGGAEGGARVGYIEPGDWIAFEPWNLAGIRSVALRVSAGGPGGTVELRMGAPDGPLAAVVDVPHTGSPDNYVDLEPVPVTDPGGTDTLYLVFQGTGGGLMDIDAMTFSTSAGVCEDPGAEVDPNDEFDGDALDRCRWATILRPDPEHLTVADGQLRIDALEGDMHAGNTSAANIVLQNVPDPAAGFEASTQLSLPAGGDYEQAGLLVHAGDQNFAKAVLINVPGLGWRFEFGMTTGGQAVFDAALDRSGELPAAITENAHVKVVSNGHTLTAYWSADGAEWTAFGRPRPMSALPNPKVGLGAYNGVGQTAAFEHFHLGEAPTTQCEPTAPEAGYRSLFDGTAASLADWGMAGPGGFHHTDCELLSYGGLGLYWYQADSFEDYSLKLDWMMPGDDNSGVFVGFPDPGEDPWVAVEQGHEIQIDATDAADRTTGAVYAFQSADIAARDAALNPPGEWNEFEIVVQGDRIRVYLNGALINDYTDTDPNRMNQPSFVGIQNHGNGDDVYFRNIRIQEYTFEAAAGLVGDLYDAGDLNRSQERQLLQHLSMAERLAGDGLTARAGESLDRYEAVASRVADESVRAELLEMGEALRARL; encoded by the coding sequence GTGCCACACCATCCGAGAACCTCACGATCACTCGCCCGCGGCGTTGCCGTCGCCGCGGCCGGAGCTCTGCTCCTGCCGCTCGGCGCGACGGCGACCTCATCGGCGACGACAGTCCCATCGGCCGAATCCGCCGAGTCCGTCGTCGAACCGCTGCACGACGGCGCTCACGTGCTCGTCTTCTCCAAGACCGCCGGCTTCCGGCACGACTCCATCCCGGCCGGCATCGCGGCCATCGAGGAACTGGGCGCGGAGCACGGTTTCGAGGTGACCGCGACGGAGGACGCCGCGGCGTTCACGGCCGACAACCTGGCCCAGTACGACGCCGTCGTCTGGCTGTCCACGACCGGTGACGTCCTGAACGACGAGCAGCAGGCCGCGTTCGAGGAGTACATCGCGGCCGGCGGCGGATACGCCGGCGTGCACGCGGCGGCGGACACCGAGTACGACTGGCCCTGGTACGGCGAGCTGGTCGGCGCCTACTTCGACTCGCACCCGCAGATCCAGCCGGCCACCGTCACGGTCGCCGACCGCGTGCACCCGTCCACGGCCGGCCTGCCGCAGCGGTGGGAACGCACCGACGAGTGGTACAACTACCAGACCAACCCGCGTGGCGACGTGCACGTCCTGGCCACGCTCGACGAGGACTCCTACGATGCCGGCGGCGGCGCGATGGGTCTCGACCACCCGATCGCCTGGTGCCACGACTACGAGGGCGGCCGGTCCTGGTACACCGGCGGCGGCCACACCCAGGAGTCGTTCGCGGAGCCGGCGTTCCGCGAGCACCTGCTCGGCGGCATCCTGACCGCGGCGGGCCAGGTCCCCGCCGACTGCGGCGCCACCGTCGAGCAGAACTTCGACCAGATCACGCTGGCTCGAGGGCCGGAGGAGATGGGCGAGCCGATGGGCGTCGCGGTGCTTCCCGACGGCAGCGCCCTGCACACCTCGCGCGACGGCCGCGTCCTCTACACCGCGGCCGCGGGGGAGACGACGCTCGCCGCACAGGTCCCGGTCTACGACTTCCGCGAGGACGGGATGCAGGGCATCGCACTCGACCCGGACTTCGAGACCAACGGCTGGGTGTACCTCTACTACTCGCCGGTGCTGGACACCCCGGACGGCGAGGTCGCGCACAGCAGCCTCGACCCGGCCGTCTGGGAAGCATACGAGGGACACAACAACCTGTCCCGGTTCCGGTTCGCCGACGGCGTCCTGGACCTCGCCTCGGAGCAGGTGATCCTGCAGGTGCCGCAGGACCGTGGCAACTGCTGCCACCACGGCGGCGACATCGACTTCGACGCCGACGGCAACCTCTACCTGTCCACCGGTGACGACACCGACCCGTTCGAGTCCAACGGGTACACGCCCACCGACGACCGGGTCGACCGGGCGCCGCAGTTCGACGCCCGCCGCACCTCCGGCAACACCAACGACCTGCGCGGCAAGGTGCTGCGGATCACCGTGCAGGAGGACGGCTCCTACACCGTCCCGGACGGCAACCTGTTCGCTCCCGGCACGGAGGGCACCTTGCCGGAGATCTACGCGATGGGGTTCCGCAACCCGTTCCGCATCAGCGTCGACCAGGAGACCGGTGACGTCTGGGTCGGCGACTACGGCCCGGACTCCGGCAGCGCGGGCCGCTACGGCCCCGCGGGCCAGGTCGAGTTCAACCGGGTCACCGAGCCGGGCAATTTCGGCTGGCCGTACTGCACCGGCTACAACACGCCGGAGGAGACGTACGTCGACCGCGACTTCACCGCGTACTACGGCATCAACCCGCACACCGGGCAACAGGACCCCAACAACGGCGCCAACGATCCCATCGGCGCGAAGTTCGACTGCGCCGGCGGCCCGGTCAACGACTCACGGCTCAACACCGGCCTCGACACCGTCCCGCCCGCCGAGCCGGCGTGGATCGCCTACAACGCCGGGTCGGTGCCGGAGTTCGGCACCGGCAGCGAGTCGCCGATGGGCGGCCCGGTCTACCGCTACGACCCGGACCTGGAGTCCGACACCAAGTTCCCCGAGTACTACGACGGGCAGTTCTTCGCGTACGAGTTCGGCCGCCGCTGGATCAAGAACATCGGCGTGGCCGAGGACGGGACGTCGCTGTCCATCGAACCGTTCTCCGACGTCGTCACCAACACCCAGCTCATGGACCTGGAGTTCGGCCCGGAGGGCTCGCTGTACGTGCTCGACTACGGCACCGGGTACTTCGGCGGCGACCAGAACTCCGCGCTGTACCGGATCGACTACGTCAAGGGCACCCGGTCGCCGTCGGCGATCGCCACCGCCAGCCCGACCTCCGGGCCGGCACCGCTGACCGTCGAGTTCTCCGCCGCGGGATCCGACGACCCCGACCCCGGCGACACCATCACGTACGCCTGGGACTTCGACGGCGACGGCGTCGTCGACAGTACGGACGAGGAGGCGTCGCACACCTACACCGAGAACGGCGAGTACACCGCCCGGCTCACCGTGACCGACCAAGCCGGGCTCGAGGGCGTCGCGACGGTGCACATCGTCGTCGGCAACACCGCACCGGTGATCGAGTTCGTGCAGCCGCCCAACGGCGGCATGTTCAGCTTCGGCGAGGACGTCTCGTTCGAGGTCTCGGTCACCGACCCGGACGGGCAGCCGGTCGACTGCGCCGACGTCGAGGTCACCTTCGCGTTGGGGCATGACCAGCACACGCACGGCGGCGAGAGCGTCAACGGCTGCTCCGGCACCCTCCCGACCGGCACCGACGGCTCGCACGGCACGAACGACAACATCTTCGGGCTGCTGCTGGCCGAGTACACCGACACTCCGCCCTCGCCGGACACCGTCCCGGTGACCGGTAGCGCGGAGTTGATCCTGCAGCCGAAGCACCGGCAGGCCGAGCACTTTTCCGCGCAGAGCGGCGTCCAGGTGGTCAGCCACGGCGGAGCCGAGGGCGGCGCCCGGGTCGGGTACATCGAGCCCGGCGACTGGATCGCGTTCGAGCCGTGGAACCTGGCCGGGATCAGGTCGGTCGCCCTGCGGGTGTCGGCCGGCGGCCCGGGCGGCACCGTCGAGCTGCGGATGGGCGCACCCGATGGTCCGCTCGCGGCCGTCGTGGACGTGCCGCACACGGGCAGCCCGGACAACTACGTGGACCTCGAGCCGGTACCGGTCACCGACCCCGGTGGCACCGACACGCTGTACCTGGTCTTCCAGGGCACCGGCGGCGGGCTGATGGACATCGACGCGATGACGTTCAGCACTTCGGCCGGCGTCTGCGAGGACCCGGGCGCCGAGGTCGACCCGAACGACGAGTTCGACGGCGACGCCCTGGACCGGTGCCGGTGGGCGACGATCCTGCGGCCGGACCCGGAGCACCTGACGGTCGCGGACGGCCAGCTGCGGATCGACGCGCTGGAGGGTGACATGCACGCCGGTAACACCAGCGCCGCGAACATCGTCCTGCAGAACGTGCCGGACCCGGCGGCCGGGTTCGAGGCGTCGACCCAGCTCTCGCTGCCGGCCGGCGGCGACTACGAACAGGCCGGGCTGCTGGTCCACGCCGGCGATCAGAACTTCGCCAAGGCGGTCCTGATCAACGTCCCGGGGCTGGGCTGGCGGTTCGAGTTCGGCATGACTACCGGCGGCCAGGCGGTCTTCGACGCCGCGCTGGACCGCTCCGGCGAGCTGCCCGCCGCCATCACCGAGAACGCGCACGTCAAGGTGGTCAGCAACGGCCACACCCTGACGGCGTACTGGTCGGCCGACGGTGCGGAGTGGACGGCGTTCGGGCGGCCGCGCCCGATGTCGGCGCTGCCGAACCCGAAGGTGGGTCTCGGCGCGTACAACGGCGTCGGCCAGACCGCGGCGTTCGAGCACTTCCACCTCGGCGAGGCGCCGACGACGCAGTGCGAGCCGACGGCGCCCGAGGCCGGCTATCGCAGCCTGTTCGACGGTACGGCGGCCAGCCTGGCGGACTGGGGGATGGCCGGTCCGGGCGGGTTCCACCACACCGACTGTGAGCTGCTGTCGTACGGCGGGCTCGGCCTGTACTGGTATCAGGCTGACTCGTTCGAGGACTACAGCCTGAAGTTGGACTGGATGATGCCGGGGGATGACAACTCCGGTGTGTTCGTGGGGTTCCCGGATCCGGGTGAGGACCCGTGGGTGGCGGTCGAGCAGGGTCATGAGATCCAGATCGATGCCACGGATGCTGCGGACCGGACGACGGGTGCGGTGTATGCGTTCCAGTCGGCGGATATCGCGGCGCGTGATGCGGCGTTGAATCCGCCGGGGGAGTGGAACGAGTTCGAGATCGTCGTGCAGGGTGACCGGATCCGGGTTTACCTGAACGGTGCATTGATCAACGATTACACCGATACTGATCCGAATCGGATGAACCAGCCGAGTTTCGTCGGTATCCAGAACCACGGCAACGGCG